Within Diabrotica virgifera virgifera chromosome 7, PGI_DIABVI_V3a, the genomic segment TATGTTGAGAAGCCGAAGTAGGAAAATACTAAGAAAAAGCTgaagtagtacttgtatggggGGGAAATGATAAGCTGATGAAATAGATGGACTgattatagaaatatgaagagacGGATGCAAACTGAAGGGAGTTAGGCTAGCTAGATATGCAGAGaacgacaacttgacactcaaggatggatacagctcgtttgcatgcctgtcgaagaacagtagctcaaagtagataatgatgactagaaaaggtaTATACTAAGATAAGAATAATGGTCTGAAAATGTATAAAGATGAATAAGTGCTAAAGAAGAaccaattaaataaaactaacaaatcatgggcgccaggaAAATGATCTTCAatcactctcccaggtatcttacactgctgttaaactttggtggttagcatgtttgaTTCAAGTGAGTACACCcataactttttaaaatcatAGTCAAAATGTTGAATACTTTTCATCATTTTATcaggttgtacacattttaggaaacactgatgatgatcggtcaaccgattgaaaactagttctgtttgttttatgatgtagccctgtatagggattttaacgaatataccttttataaaggatttcatggtttttataaagaatttcgtagtacaatttttatattaatattattttttttattccagAGAAAATGATAAAAGACGCATTGTTGATGAGACCTCGCGTAAGCGTCGTCACAGGAAAGTTATGGAACTCCTCGAATCTGATAACTACCATGAAGACCCCCATGCGGATCTTGTTATGAGCAAGAAAGTTCCCAAGTTTGAAGATAACTTAGAACACAGAAGTACTAGAACAAAGAAAAGGGAGCGAACCACTGAATACTACCAGTTCAAGTATCGTAAAAACTTTCAACAGCTTGTGGATGAAGACCGGGTAGACGCTGATATAAGTAAGAGGGTCTCGTATATGGATATACAGTGTGAGGATAGCCCAATTCCTCCTAGACATTTCTGTGCAGTTTGTGGGTTTTTGGGACAATACTCTTGTTTGTCTTGTGGGACTAGGTATTGTTGTATTAGGTGTATGGACACTCATATTGATACTAGATGTTTAAAGTGGACTGCTTAGTGTataattgtaatattttttaaataaattttttcaacattttttgtttatgaTGTTAAACCTACTTAATACAGAAAATAAGCAAGTTGTGATGTATTCTCTCTTGTCTGAAAAATATACGATTAATGAAACAACTCTTCATATGGTTATTATTGACTTTTGTTTAAAATGCCTTTTTTGCACTCCACGGCTCTCACAGAACCTTGTGATGAACTGGAGCCCCATGGTGTAAAAACCACATTCTTTGTCGAATTGAGTGGGACATTTTGCTGTAGTAATGATTGCCACATCATTACATAATAATGTAATGATGTGGGTAATGATTATTCAGAAAATCTAGATATATAGCACCATTAGCACTGCTGTCAAAAAATTGTGGGCCAGTTACATATTCCCCAACAATACCACCCCAAACATTTATAAACCACCTTTTTATGGCTCTTAATAAAGTAGGTAGTGATTGCTTGATGCATAGTAATAAAAATTATGCCGATTCACTGTTCCATTTTTGTGAAATGTAGCCTCATCTTCAAGCAAATTGGCGAAGCCATTGACAAAATGCTAATGTGCGATCAAAATCGTAGACCATCAATTCTTGATATGTTGTAGGGATCCATTTTATGCTTATGGAGAATTTTTGCAGATGAAGTTGTGAAATGTGTTCACAAGTGCTGGTGTGGGGATCCTCAGTAACAGCTAAATCATATTCCTTTTCTTTAAAGATAGGTTTTGGTTTTTTCATATGCAACTGACCCAGTGTGAACAAATTGATTCGTTAATTTTTCAAAGCTCTTATAGTTTGGCTTCCTCTGTTCAATAAACAGGAAAAAAAACTAAGAATACCTAGGAAAGTAATCAGTTTATCATCAATCGAAAGAGGATCATAAATGcaatctttaaaaaaatataatatagggTTGTGAATTTAAAAACATGAGAAAATCAGTATTtcttttgtagttcaccctgtatggAAATATTTGTCAATGAGCTCTGTTAAACTTAATTTGAAATCTAACATATTGCTTACAACTTTATTATGTAAAAtgtatacttatttatttattccttCTTTATATACAGTTTGTTTATTTCATGGATTTTGGATCGAAGTGGTTAAAATCACAACTCGTTAAATATCTTGTACACTAGTGTCAAACTCCATATTCTATGAACAAGACTTATGAGAGGAATCTAAATATAAGAAAATATCCAGGGTATCCTattaaaaataatctttttgCTGTATCACATGCACATGGTTATAAAGAATATGCCATAGATAGAAgcaagaattaaaaaagaaaactgtaaaataattttacatattCTTTCTGTACATAATACTCTTTTAGTGCAAACCATTCCTCAATTGTCCCCCTGGTTTATAAGCACTATCAATTCTACTCACTCTTTATGTTTTCAGCACCATTTACACATATAAAAGAACAGAATCAACAAaataacatttatttaaaatatgtacATGCTCAACTTAAGACCTATGAAAATAACTAATTATAATATTCTTTAAACTATTTAGAGTCTTCCTTCGCAGAAATTTTTTCATCTATCTTCTTAAATTCACTCTCTGCAACTTTATCAGCTTCATCCAAAACTTGTTCTACTCCTATTACTTCAGGTATGTAAAACTGCATCATATTTTGCACCCCATTCTTTAGAGTCACTACAGAACTTGGACAACTGGAACAAGCTCCTTGCATCTTCAGCTTCACTATTCCATCTTCATAAGCAACAAATATTATATcacctaaaaattgtttattacatAAAAAGCAGAACACACATCATTTAAAAAAGACAATTTGCCAGATATTTGAAGATCCAATCTTTTCAAGTATCTTGAACCAGAAGCACAGAAAGCTGgaaatttgataaaaaatttgagaaaagaaaagaatcatgcctattctgtaactcatttcgatgatagaagtcagtaaaatcgaatagaagtggccaagtcgaatagaaatagtctacatcggtattccataactacttcggaatctctacaatcgtaatATGTAGTAaatagaaatcacttcgacagcatttaccctgtcgagatgAGATTTCGATTATAGGAATTGTGCTTGACGCacgcgcattttgttttgttttgacgtttatattttttatatctactaaaaatagttgattactacttatttatagtatttgtacCTTGTTTTAtataaccgtttggaggcctttgaaatgtggctgcacagacatattctgaaaataccatggacggctatgctgacaaatgtggcagtccctaagagagcaaatgctacccgcgagctgcttgataacatcaaatatagaaagatggcctattttggacacgtagtaaggggagacaagtataatattcttcaacttattatgatgggtaaaatcgaaggacgcagaggaattggtagaaagcaggcctcttggttgaagaatatccgggagcggacaggaataaagaaagcagaacacctatttagaatagctcgagacagagacagttttgccatgttaatcgccaacgtcaaggggacttgatagggcacgttaagaagaagaagtacctttttttaactgcttaatttttagtctgtggtgttatttgtATAGagaattatatatttaatttagagaTGTACGAGTATGAATTGaacctaaccttatttatttgctatTTGGTTTGGCATCCGAAATCTGAATGTTTGCCAGCCACAGTGTTGCCATAATTTTTTCGCTTATTCCTTAtacaatttcaatcaatggtaTATGTACAAGAATGGCATACACATACGATAGACTTCTTAtgcattgattaataaatatattataccagtataatacttgtatatttatcaatcaacgctcaTAGTctaaacaaattatagaaaagaagccatttttgggaaaagttgtttagcagttatttcggctggaatcaaatcttaaagattgcatattattagtaatacatatcgattttaaataaattattaataataattaataacatcaatttaaaCTATCTTTaatttaaaagcatttatacGTCTTATTTTCATTTAGCTTTTTTATATTATATCAATTTATCttctttttataacaattttaattaactttgatttaaaaccatttatcctcttttgagctttttgtatccagtatttttaataatattttattatttttaaatgtaactttatgtaatgtgatagcatgaaaaaattgaggatatggcaacggtgtcatatctCAAAGTTTAGATCCAGCAACAAGCAGTTCACGAAACACTCATTTCGCTTGTCAATGCGGGGTTGCCACCACCTCCTGACCGTGTGGAATAGAGGTTACCGATTTCGATTACGATGTGAGTTACAGAATGccaatccaaacacaaaaatgacgcgatagatattaTACATTCCGATTTcaggtaattacgattcgacttgtgtcatttctattcgatttgatAAAAGTTACAGAATACGGCTGAAAAGTTACCAAATAGTATAGAACAGAAAGTCTGAATACTGGGAGGAGTATTTTAAAGAACTTTTAGCagagaatagaatagaatttCTAGAACGTGGAAATCAAAACCAAGATAGAATTCATTGCAACattaagaaattaaaaatgtatacacACATATCTAAACAAAACACATGGACTAGGGGATATACCTGCAGAATTCTGCCCTGCTTAGTAAAAACGTCCGATCTACAATTTTCGTTTTTTCGCGATAAGGTTATAAATTCACTACTATTAGACATTTAGCATCTTATTGCTTAGTCAGAAAGTCCTTTTCTGCCATCTCAAATCGTACAAAAGCGTAAATTTGTTTGTCCTTTCTACAACTAATAGCCGttgtgcttagaataaacgtcCTATTAACCTTATcacgaaaaaacgaaaattgtAGATAGGACGTTTTTACTAAGCAGGGCAGAATTGTTTTAAGTATGGGACAAACAAATTATACAAACAATTTCAGCAACTATTTCAAGAATgccttaaggtactagtacactttagttagaagaccaaaaataatcatttttttctcagaacctttattaaaaatgaacataaaactttttacatattaatatataactcttagagagtgcaaaaaatatgtttttgggtcattccattgcaaatcactcaattttggagcaaaaaaaattttggacctccgatttgtctgaaaatgggtatatagcttctgcgggacgtaaaaataagatatttaaggtcaaaaaatcttcttatttttttctcaaaatgttattttatgcgattttacagtgatttggtgtttatttatacaaatttgtattTTCTGTCGttaagtatcaatggaaaacataatattttaatagaagggactcaaaaatgtcattatatggcattataacaagttactttgattcaaaacaagctttcgatcaaattttatagtgtagaaaacgttaaaataccgtttttttacatttttctccattcccaaaatacatcataatcaatttggctgaaaatttgcccacagaaagacaaaacataggactttaagtggtgagaaggatttgaattatattacaataccaaaaaagttacatgcaatattatagtcaaaaatataggcgtctactgtaagtacaattaactcgaaaatatcgacctcacgacaaaaattgttaaaaagaaattgtaataattgtaaatacgatttatttggaacaatttcagttcataccatttttgtcgaaaagttaaaaatggcggaggtattgagcaaaacaggttctcctttaaaatcaagatggcggctaacgtaacggaggaattcattcgtgattttaaatttaggctactattgactcccctaaagatcagaaaaataaaattttgggcagctcggcattcaaggtcaaatgctatccgactggactaatatatacttttgagtctgatattactgcatgtaacttttttggtattgtaatataattcaaatccttctaaccacttaaagtactatcttttggctatctgtgggcaaattttcagccaaatcgatgatgatgtattttgggaatggaggaaaatgtaaaaaacggtattttaacgttttttacactataaaatttgaccaaaaacttgttttgattcaaaataacttgttataatgccatataatgacattttggagtcctttctattaaaatattatgtttttcattgatactttacgacagaaaatgcaaatttgtttaaataaacaccaaatcactgtaaaatcgcataaaataacattttgagaaaaaaagaagaagattttttgaccttaaatatcttatttttacgtcccgcagaagctatataccaattttcagacaaatcggagatccaaaattttttgcctgagtgatttgacatggaatgtacctttttcatttatgcacgtaggtacactaatattgtagagggcgcataagtcgaggcctcgaaaaattatggcggacagttaatctcaggattgggatatctgaaacaaaaaaatgttactgcatttgaaagaggaaggtttcttacgtgacaatttaccacaatttgaccaaaaaataaataattaatattttttaacaatgaaaaactgaaaaaaaacgggcgattttttcacaaaattttttcaaatttccataaaatcttttttttttgcggaatttttcgctaaaggtggtaaattgtcacgtaagaaaccttaatttttcaaatgtcgtacgatttttttgcttcagagatcccaatcctgagattaactgtctgccatcggaactactttttttcgagggcTCGACTTTGGCGCCTTCTACAGTATTAGTGTatgtgcataaatgaaaaaagatatattttttgtattctctaagagttaaatattaacatgtaaaaagtactatgttcatttttaagaaaggttctgagaaaatttttttttaaaacatgcttattttttgtcttctaaagtgtactagtaccttaacaCAAGCGAAGTCCCCATggaatgaaaaaaattatgactTAGTACTATACATAAAAAGAGAgacaaaaataattgtgaaaattattgAGGAATAGCTGTAACAGGACCTATGAGTAGAATATATGGGAAGGTTTTGAAGAATCATTGAGGAAGAATATTTAGATTCTACAGAAGCACTGTTTTGTATGTGTCAATTCACTATTGACCACATTTTCTCCTTAACACTCAGATAATAGAAAAAAAGATGGCGCCGAATCAAGAAATACATGTTCATCAACCCAACTTACAGAAAGCATACAATTCCTTTTTTTCGCCTTCCGGCATGATggaacatcatcatcatcatcttggtgctacagctcTTAGCTTCGATTCAGGGACctgggctacatgtcctgcccactgcaggcggtgtTTCACTTAATTATAGTggtaatatcttttccaccaaacgtatgcttgtagatattctgcaggtccaagttatatctacgccttcATATTCCTTTCTCACAGACCACTCCACTTCTAGAGGTCTGTGCGaaggcgaataataattgcaaacaggtgttatcatggtctatcaaagtacttagttAACAAGCGTCTGTCTCagaaaactcgtataaggctgtatggGACATTGATAGTCCctgttctcacatatggatcagaggcatgatGGAACATTAGATAAAGAAaaaagagagaaaaaatattaaaaatctatCAAACAAACAGACGATGTGGCGATTGGAAGTtagaaaacaacagaa encodes:
- the LOC114336360 gene encoding zinc finger HIT domain-containing protein 1 translates to MTISKSTLRGSNRIRENDKRRIVDETSRKRRHRKVMELLESDNYHEDPHADLVMSKKVPKFEDNLEHRSTRTKKRERTTEYYQFKYRKNFQQLVDEDRVDADISKRVSYMDIQCEDSPIPPRHFCAVCGFLGQYSCLSCGTRYCCIRCMDTHIDTRCLKWTA